The genomic window AAGATACTGTCCCCTTCGCCGCGAGGCTTGATCACCTCACCCCCGTGCCGCGCCACTATCTCCGCGCAGATGCGGTCGTGCTCCTCGAGCGCCTTGGCCGTCGCCTCCGGGAACTCTTCCCAAAGACGAGTCGACCCCTCGACGTCCGTAAGGAGAAAGGTGAGCGCCACCTGGCTCAACACGAGCCTCTGAGCTGAGTCAGTCGATCCAGACGCGGTCGGGGTTGTCCGGGTCGTCGATCGGCGAGGAGACGAACAGGAGCTCGACCGGCTCGTCGCCGAAGTCCCCCGAGTGGGGCGTGTTCGCCGGGATGATCCACACGTCCCCCGGACGCACCTCCCGGGTCTCGTCGCCGATCGTCACGGTGCCCGACCCGGCGAGCACGTAGGCGATCTCGTCGTGGGTCACGTGGACGTGCTTGCGGAATGGCCCCTTGTGTCCCTGGAACACGAACACCGAAGACGACCGTCCGTGGCCGAGGTATGTCCTCTTAAAGGCGTCTGACTCCGTCAGCTTGTCCTGCTCGACCTGGTCGCGGACGGTCAGGACGTCCACCTTGGTCATCGGCTCGTTCTGCTGACAGCAGGGACAGATGTACACGATCAGTCTCCTTTCGCTCGCGCCCGGACCGCCTCGAACAGGAAGTGGTAGACCTCGCAGTGGCGCTTGGCCTCCCAGATGTCCTGCCCCCAGATGTAGGCGCCGTGGTCACGGACAAGGATGGCGAATGACGAGGCGAACCGCTCGTCAGCCAGAACCTGCTCGACATGGGATACCAACTCGGGCTCGGTCGGGGTGTTGCCGGCCACCGGGACCAGGTGCACGTCGGCATTGGACAGTCCCCTGATCCCCTTGAGCATCTCCAGGCCCTTGATCTCGAGAGCGTCCCCGGCAAGGTCTGCCGCCAGGACGGCCGACAGCGCGTGGCTGTGGGCTACGGCGCCCGCGCCGCGAAGCCGGATGATGGAGCAGAACACGCCGTTGCACTCCGAGGGCCGGAGGCCCGGATTGGATGGCGGCGCGATGACTTGTCCCGTTGAAGGGTCGACGACGAACAGGTCCTCGGGGGCGACGCGCTCCTTGTGCACGCCGGACGGTGCGAGCAGCAGGCGATCCGGGGCCTCCAATGAGCAGATGCCACCGCCGGTCCCGGACACCCAGTCCTTGTCGTAGAACAACCGCAGCATCTCGCAGATCAGGTCGCGCTGGGACGTCGCCACGGCTTCTACAGGTGCGTCCGGAACCAGTCGGCCGCCCGGGCCGAGGCGGGGGCCACGAACTGCTCCACGTCGTACAGGTCGATGTGGTTGGAGGTGTTCAGCCACATGATCTCCTTCGG from Actinomycetota bacterium includes these protein-coding regions:
- the mtnB gene encoding methylthioribulose 1-phosphate dehydratase, with protein sequence MATSQRDLICEMLRLFYDKDWVSGTGGGICSLEAPDRLLLAPSGVHKERVAPEDLFVVDPSTGQVIAPPSNPGLRPSECNGVFCSIIRLRGAGAVAHSHALSAVLAADLAGDALEIKGLEMLKGIRGLSNADVHLVPVAGNTPTEPELVSHVEQVLADERFASSFAILVRDHGAYIWGQDIWEAKRHCEVYHFLFEAVRARAKGD
- a CDS encoding cupin domain-containing protein — encoded protein: MTKVDVLTVRDQVEQDKLTESDAFKRTYLGHGRSSSVFVFQGHKGPFRKHVHVTHDEIAYVLAGSGTVTIGDETREVRPGDVWIIPANTPHSGDFGDEPVELLFVSSPIDDPDNPDRVWID